The Malus domestica chromosome 10, GDT2T_hap1 genome contains a region encoding:
- the LOC114827676 gene encoding F-box/kelch-repeat protein At3g06240-like: MTNKTSKIGQDLLVNILSTLPPKSLMRFKCVAKWWHALINDPRFVDKHLSHSLLDDQSTRVLLKRMLVPSTEDPNGDKFQSVFSVLTFDNVIVDDDDDGVHKCSTLSGIEDVNIPLSMSLEIGDDQSFHVIGHCDGIICLARPNSTKVLLWNPAIQEFRVLPSETYSPDWFDEASFRDPHPWWLDMPYMPLTNRFNDVLGLGYDPKSKDYKVVKIGFSGSELHGGTEHLIIHPPKVVVYTLGTNSWREIEPYSLETETTFLWPETFQVYFKGMCYWIGSEQQKEFADSYDVTYPEQEKIRRVIVWFDMSREVFHDILLPHEMVEFNNFEGFGIEMRLKVWNESIALFRLNCNTFEDGDTPPFEMWLMDDDSGGGPKNAGGVWTKHFAAKIPSFSRSLLPLYSTLAMWKSDEVLTVEGNGGLPMWKSEEVLTVEENGGIVCYNFRTKKLKNLPIQSAVRINPIFPPQPYYLPLCKANHSPVVYVKSMVSVTEGNNKYMCT, translated from the coding sequence ATGACGAACAAAACATCCAAAATCGGACAAGATTTGTTGgtgaatattctgtcaactctGCCTCCGAAATCTCTGATGCGATTCAAGTGCGTCGCTAAATGGTGGCATGCTCTCATCAACGACCCCAGGTTCGTCGACAAGCACCTCTCCCATTCCTTGCTGGACGATCAGTCCACTCGTGTCCTTCTGAAGCGAATGTTAGTCCCTTCTACGGAGGACCCAAATGGGGACAAATTTCAATCCGTATTCTCAGTACTTACTTTTGACAATGTCATtgttgatgatgacgatgatggtGTGCACAAGTGTAGCACTCTTTCTGGGATCGAGGACGTCAATATTCCTCTTTCTATGAGTCTGGAGATTGGAGATGATCAATCATTTCATGTTATAGGTCATTGTGATGGGATCATTTGTCTAGCTCGTCCTAATTCTACTAAGGTGCTTTTGTGGAATCCGGCAATTCAGGAATTCAGGGTCCTTCCTTCGGAGACATACAGTCCAGATTGGTTCGACGAAGCATCCTTTAGggatcctcatccttggtgGTTGGATATGCCTTACATGCCACTAACAAATCGGTTCAACGATGTTTTGGGATTAGGCTATGATCCTAAATCTAAAGATTACAAAGTTGTCAAAATTGGATTTTCTGGTTCAGAATTGCATGGCGGCACAGAACATTTGATTATTCATCCTCCCAAGGTAGTAGTGTATACCCTAGGAACTAATTCTTGGAGGGAGATCGAGCCTTATTCTTTAGAAACGGAAACTACTTTCCTTTGGCCTGAAACTTTTCAGGTGTACTTCAAGGGGATGTGTTATTGGATAGGAAGTGAGCAACAAAAGGAATTTGCCGATAGCTATGATGTCACCTATCCCGAGCAAGAAAAAATTAGGCGAGTGATCGTTTGGTTTGACATGAGTCGTGAGGTGTTTCATGACATACTGTTACCACATGAGATGGTAGAGTTCAACAATTTCGAAGGATTTGGTATTGAAATGCGTCTTAAGGTGTGGAATGAATCCATCGCTCTCTTTCGCTTGAATTGTAATACCTTTGAAGATGGTGATACACCACCCTTTGAAATGTGGCTAATGGATGATGATTCTGGTGGTGGTCCGAAAAATGCGGGTGGTGTTTGGACAAAACACTTTGCTGCCAAGATCCCATCATTCTCAAGGTCCCTCTTGCCCCTGTACTCCACATTGGCAATGTGGAAAAGCGACGAGGTTCTTACAGTAGAGGGAAATGGAGGCTTGCCAATGTGGAAAAGCGAAGAGGTTCTTACAGTAGAGGAAAATGGAGGCATAGTCTGCTATAACTTCCGTACTAAGAAGCTTAAAAATCTTCCCATTCAAAGTGCTGTAAGGATCAATCCCATTTTTCCTCCGCAACCGTATTATTTGCCACTGTGCAAAGCAAATCATTCGCCCGTTGTATATGTGAAGAGTATGGTTTCGGTCACGGAAGGCAACAACAAGTACATGTGTACGTAG